A window of the Helianthus annuus cultivar XRQ/B chromosome 4, HanXRQr2.0-SUNRISE, whole genome shotgun sequence genome harbors these coding sequences:
- the LOC110936155 gene encoding glutaredoxin domain-containing cysteine-rich protein 1-like, with protein sequence MWKSRRKSSRETDSINGLFRRSASKHNFVRSSLKDVENLFANDEDDSYGFNETLAKPSPCSTATTAARRLSIFHRVHLANKFARAFSVNQISSPEKSPPESKNDDATEKSAKSDRLISIPVKSSPESNNDVAAETKSDHVVSLPAKYLPESNNATAEDKFIISIQAKSSPESNNVTAEDKSAISDCAVTILSKSPPESNKVTAEGNLTKPNRLISIPGAEKRVVVYTTSLRVVRPTFEACRTVQSILRGFRVSIDERDLSMDSRFLNELRNLMAEDDELKSEKTKLTLPTVFIGGRYIGGAEEVRQLHETGELKKIIDGLLAVSSAVCGGCGGFGFILCDECRGSHKCYSEKGGFRSCTLCNENGLVRCTCFDR encoded by the coding sequence ATGTGGAAATCGCGCCGGAAATCTAGCCGTGAAACTGATAGCATTAACGGTTTGTTCCGTAGATCTGCGTCGAAACACAACTTTGTTCGTTCATCGCTTAAAGATGTGGAGAATCTATTCGCGAATGATGAAGATGATAGTTATGGATTCAACGAAACCCTAGCTAAACCGTCTCCGTgctccaccgccaccaccgccgctAGAAGACTGTCGATCTTCCACCGCGTTCACCTCGCTAACAAATTCGCTCGTGCCTTCTCCGTTAATCAAATCTCGTCGCCGGAGAAATCTCCACCGGAATCGAAAAATGACGACGCGACGGAGAAATCGGCGAAATCTGACCGTTTGATTTCGATTCCGGTTAAATCTTCACCGGAATCGAACAATGACGTAGCGGCGGAGACTAAATCTGACCATGTTGTGTCGCTACCGGCGAAATACTTACCGGAATCGAATAATGCCACGGCGGAGGATAAATTTATAATTTCGATTCAGGCGAAATCTTCACCGGAATCGAACAACGTCACGGCGGAGGATAAATCGGCAATATCTGACTGTGCGGTTACAATTCTATCGAAATCTCCACCAGAATCTAACAAGGTCACGGCAGAGGGGAACTTAACAAAACCTAACCGTCTGATTTCAATTCCGGGAGCTGAAAAGCGAGTGGTAGTATACACAACAAGCCTCCGTGTGGTCCGGCCGACGTTCGAAGCTTGCCGCACCGTCCAATCGATCCTACGAGGCTTCCGTGTATCAATCGACGAACGCGATTTATCAATGGACTCAAGATTCCTCAACGAGTTACGAAACCTAATGGCAGAGGACGACGAGTTGAAGAGTGAAAAGACGAAACTAACCTTACCTACAGTTTTCATCGGCGGTAGGTACATCGGCGGAGCAGAAGAGGTGAGGCAGCTGCACGAAACTGGTGAGTTGAAGAAGATTATTGATGGTTTGCTGGCGGTTAGCTCCGCCGTGTGCGGTGGTTGCGGCGGTTTTGGATTTATCCTGTGTGACGAGTGCAGGGGAAGCCATAAGTGTTACTCGGAGAAAGGTGGCTTTAGGAGTTGTACGTTGTGCAATGAGAATGGTTTAGTTAGGTGTACTTGTTTTGACCGTTAG
- the LOC110933213 gene encoding uncharacterized protein LOC110933213, translating into MYDWLNEIPYTDWSRAYFSRRAKCDMLLSNICEVFNRQIVGARDKLIITCLEFIREYMTKRIVNVKKLQAKCMGPLTPHATEVFDEIKKQAAEMSVLMVVVNVKHKTCACRKWDLTGMPCKHAVAAIWDMSRNSIDAGIPEEWVDEVYWLSTWKKVYDNVIEPINGPEMWTPSECPTTLIPPKHHTQVGRPKKKRKKAFGENELEQEFDKGGKMTRKGTSIKCGKCGNMGHNVRSCKGQGGEQSTASQESHTATQGAPVYNLDE; encoded by the coding sequence ATGTATGACTGGCTGAATGAGATCCCATACACCGATTGGTCAAGGGCATATTTTTCTAGAAGAGCTAAATGTGATATGTTGCTGAGCAACATATGTGAGGTTTTTAACAGACAAATCGTAGGAGCAAGGGACAAGCTGATTATCACATGCCTAGAATTCATTCGGGAGTACATGACCAAGAGGATAGTGAATGTCAAGAAATTGCAAGCAAAGTGTATGGGGCCACTGACACCTCATGCCACTGAGGTCTTCGATGAGATCAAGAAACAGGCTGCTGAAATGTCTGTTTTAATGGTTGTTGTGAATGTTAAACATAAAACTTGTGCATGCAGGAAGTGGGATTTGACAGGGATGCCTTGCAAACATGCAGTTGCAGCCATATGGGATATGTCAAGGAATAGCATTGATGCTGGCATACCAGAAGAGTGGGTGGATGAAGTTTATTGGCTGTCAACATGGAAGAAAGTCTATGACAATGTGATAGAGCCAATCAACGGGCCGGAGATGTGGACTCCTTCAGAGTGTCCAACAACACTCATCCCACCAAAGCATCATACACAAGTTGGAAGgccaaaaaagaaaagaaagaaggcaTTTGGTGAAAACGAGCTTGAGCAAGAGTTCGACAAAGGAGGTAAAATGACAAGAAAGGGAACTAGCATCAAGTGTGGTAAATGTGGGAACATGGGTCACAATGTCAGGAGCTGCAAAGGACAAGGGGGTGAACAATCCACTGCTTCACAGGAATCACACACTGCCACTCAAGGTGCTCCAGTTTACAATCTTGATGAGTGA